One Purpureocillium takamizusanense chromosome 1, complete sequence genomic window carries:
- the BET2 gene encoding Protein geranylgeranyltransferase type II (COG:O~EggNog:ENOG503NTZW~BUSCO:EOG09263G3M): MTGTDDPPEDLELAADAHVKYVQSLDTRKDELDYWLTEHLRLNGVYWGLTALHLLRQPNGLPRSETIDFVLSCQHENGGFGAAPGHDAHMLSTVSAVQILAMVDAFDELEARGAGKAKVGKYIADLQDRETGSFYGDEWGEEDTRFLYGAFNALSLLGLLSLVNVDKAVNHIATCANFDGGYGVRPGAESHSGQIFTCVAALHIAGRLDLVEEEKLGRWLSERQTPGGGLNGRPEKKEDVCYSWWVLSSLAIIRRTHWIDREALISFILRSQDSENGGISDRPGDMVDVWHTCFGLAGLSLLGYPGMEAVDPVYCMPKNIVERLVGR; encoded by the exons ATATGTTCAAAGTCTTGACACGAGGAAAGATGAACTGGACTATTGGCTGACGGAACATCTGCGTCTCAACGGGGTGTATTGGGGTCTCACAGCCCTTCACCTACTGCGACAGCCTAATGGTCTCCCTCGCAGCGAGACGATCGACTTTGTGCTTTCTTGCCAACATGAAAACGGCGGAttcggcgccgccccaggTCACGACGCCCACATGCTCTCCACAGTAAGTGCTGTGCAGATCTTAGCCATGGTGGATGCCTtcgatgagctcgaggcccgGGGAGCCGGCAAGGCAAAGGTCGGCAAAT ACATTGCAGATCTACAGGATCGTGAGACGGGTAGCTTCTACGGCGACGAGTGGGGAGAGGAGGATACACGGTTTCTTTACGGAGCATTCAACGCCTTGTCCCTCCTCGGGCTCCTATCGCTGGTCAATGTCGATAAAGCCGTCAATCATATTGCAACATGCGCAAATTTTGACGGGGGATATGGCGTAAGGCCTGGTGCCGAGTCGCACTCGGGCCAGATATTCACCTGCGTAGCTGCATTACACATCGCCGGTCGGCTTGAccttgtcgaggaagagaagcTTGGCCGATGGTTGAGTGAAAGACAAACCCCCGGTGGTGGTCTTAACGGTCGACcagagaagaaggaagacgTTTGCTACAGCTGGTGGGTATTGAGTagcctcgccatcatccgACGGACACACTGGATCGATCGGGAAGCTCTTATAAGCTTCATTCTTCGAAGCCAGGACAGCGAAAACGGAGGTATTTCCGACAGACCCGGCGACATGGTCGATGTCTGGCACACTTGCTTTGGCCTTGCAGGCCTAAGCCTTCTCGGCTACCCTGGTATGGAGGCTGTAGATCCAGTCTACTGTATGCCGAAGAATATTGTCGAGAGGCTAGTCGGCCGCTAA